A portion of the Lolium rigidum isolate FL_2022 chromosome 1, APGP_CSIRO_Lrig_0.1, whole genome shotgun sequence genome contains these proteins:
- the LOC124666247 gene encoding splicing factor, arginine/serine-rich 19-like produces MEPDPAPAAFPAPNPSHQPFLRAAKSTAFKREERRKHKEQKRERKRQDRLTLALEQWEPLGAPPRRAAISPSGAPPDDKPWPCDPPPPPRSAVWSWGPPSEPSADRSWGVPAEPPTQPPPPPVAATCPQAAAVRAARAFFGEHADNDEEEDGEEEGGNDATRFFADLLEKDAGLRAFYEAERETGRFLCLVCEGVGVRAGKRFPGCAALVQHAGTVARTRRRLAHRAFGDAVGRLLGWGAGRTAPFPTDSGDGGASDQAGHLDASESAEMEMA; encoded by the exons ATGGAGCCCGATCCGGCGCCCGCCGCCTTCCCGgctccaaaccctagccaccagcCCTTCCTCCGGGCAGCCAAGTCCACGGCTTTCAAGCGCGAGGAGCGCCGCAAGCACAAGGAGCAGAAACGGGAGCGCAAGCGGCAGGACCGCCTCACCCTCGCCCTCGAGCAGTGGGAACCCCTCGGCGCCCCGCCTCGCCGGGCTGCCATCTCCCCCTCCGGCGCGCCACCCGACGACAAGCCGTGGCCGTGCGacccgccccctcctccgcggtCCGCCGTCTGGAGCTGGGGCCCTCCATCGGAACCCTCCGCCGACCGGAGCTGGGGCGTTCCAGCGGAACCCCCCACacagccgcccccgccgccggtcGCGGCAACGTGCCCCCAGGCCGCCGCGGTGAGGGCCGCCCGCGCGTTCTTCGGAGAGCACGCcgacaacgacgaggaggaggatggggaggaagagggaggcaaTGATGCGACCCGGTTCTTCGCGGACCTGCTGGAGAAAGACGCGGGCTTGAGGGCGTTCTACGAGGCGGAGCGGGAGACGGGCCGGTTCCTGTGCCTGGTGTGCGAGGGGGTCGGCGTCAGGGCGGGCAAGAGGTTCCCCGGCTGCGCGGCGCTGGTGCAGCACGCCGGCACCGTCGCCCGGACCAGGAGGAGGCTTGCGCACCGCGCGTTCGGCGACGCCGTCGGCCGCCTGCTCGGCTGGGGCGCCGGCCGCACCGCGCCTTTTCCG ACAGATTCTGGCGACGGTGGCGCTTCTGATCAAGCTGGGCACTTGGATGCTTCTGAAAGCGCGGAAATGGAGATGGCCTGA